One Sporosarcina sp. FSL W8-0480 genomic window, ATCGACACTTTTTTGCGTATTTTCCACGACACCAAGATCATACGGAACATCGATTTCAGGTGCCGTATCGGCAATTTTATCCGATTCCGGCATTTCAATTGAGCCGCCCGTTAACCCTTTTGCAAACGATTCAATGTCCTTATAGGGGGTATTCCCGACAATACTGAACTCATAGCTATCCTCTTGCCAACGGACGGAGTGGATTGCTTTTGATTCTCCGTTAACTAAAAGTCCGGAATTTTCCTGTAAGGATTGTTGTATTTCCGCCTGTTGTCCATTGATTGTTCCAGTAATCGCCTTATAATCGGGATTCAAGGGGCCATTGGCTTTCTTTTGACGTAGGACGATCATTTCATTGTCATTAGCGCGGTAATAGCTTTTCACACTGCTATCTTCCAAACTAACTGCAATATGCTCCAACGAAAAGCCTGTGGATTCCACATTTGGCAGGGAAGGGATGAATCCGGCGATGGCTTCCGCCTCCTGCAGATCACTCACGATTTTTTCAGGGTTTGTTTGAATTACTTCATAACCATCGGGAGTAACGAATGACAGGACATCCGCTGGTATTGCATCAACCATTTCAATTTCAGAGTATTGAACAGTGTATTGTAAGGCGTTTTGCCATGCCGTCTGTTTTTTTAACGGCAAATTCATTTCATTATCAATCCAAACCTTGTAGGGTTCGCCGCCCTTTGGTGTCACTTCAAGGATAGTCGCTGACCTACCTGCAATCATATCTTCGCCAATGACTTCAGTTGATAGGGCGGTAGTTATGTCATTGATTTCATTGCCAAGTTCAAATGTGAAAGGGTAAGTATCCGGGAAAGCGGGAAGTAAGTGGATTTGTTGACTCACGGTATTCAATTGCCACTTTTTATCCCCATTATTGACCGTAACAACTCCACTATTGAAGCCTTCGATTCCTTTCACATAGTAACGCCCTTTTTGATCCGCCCAAACTTCCATTTTTGCTTGGGTATTCGTCACTCCCTCTTCGTTTGTCGATTGCACTTCAATCGATCCGTGATACGCCTGCACTTCGCTGAATGCCTTTTCCATTGCCGAAACAATTGAAGTGCGCGTCAAAGGGATTAAAACGGCAAATACAAGAAGGCAAGCGGCAGCGAGTCCAACTAAACCGGTAAATACATTTCGCCTTTTCGATTTTCTTTTCTTTGATCCACTTAGGGATTTAACTAACTTCTCCCCGAAGTCAGACGGGGGCATCTCTGGTTCCTTA contains:
- a CDS encoding sigma-E factor regulatory protein RseB domain-containing protein, which translates into the protein MKDDEKKLSEFIDRLNEEKKPDDVHTENKELEELYSTVRLLRGLKEPEMPPSDFGEKLVKSLSGSKKRKSKRRNVFTGLVGLAAACLLVFAVLIPLTRTSIVSAMEKAFSEVQAYHGSIEVQSTNEEGVTNTQAKMEVWADQKGRYYVKGIEGFNSGVVTVNNGDKKWQLNTVSQQIHLLPAFPDTYPFTFELGNEINDITTALSTEVIGEDMIAGRSATILEVTPKGGEPYKVWIDNEMNLPLKKQTAWQNALQYTVQYSEIEMVDAIPADVLSFVTPDGYEVIQTNPEKIVSDLQEAEAIAGFIPSLPNVESTGFSLEHIAVSLEDSSVKSYYRANDNEMIVLRQKKANGPLNPDYKAITGTINGQQAEIQQSLQENSGLLVNGESKAIHSVRWQEDSYEFSIVGNTPYKDIESFAKGLTGGSIEMPESDKIADTAPEIDVPYDLGVVENTQKSVDAGNSPWNLDPVFVAQVFASLQLSPEGIVGDYPIAYEELKVLNQTNSDAIVEVNNDKSSISKIYLKRLVRQDNTGIWTVVGYDLKKK